A genomic region of Pseudorca crassidens isolate mPseCra1 chromosome 10, mPseCra1.hap1, whole genome shotgun sequence contains the following coding sequences:
- the EFCAB12 gene encoding EF-hand calcium-binding domain-containing protein 12 isoform X1 has translation MDYFSEEYEAVFRSLLRLRQSEYLVDDGRASKELVFNPDAVIAHCFKQFKQEDFHLPQSRRRIIFLPRKEALMPVNPTPHPQAPPEPTPSSKALEVGDIQEQPEDPRAWLTQRLRVRQDLESFGRIERWLRNKSRLTPSEAKVLHESQKEHEARLMGQLATPRDTEKKSPRPLHRQVPPLPLPKPSALSALYSYLCSHKIKIQEIFHKVEQGKNQRISREEFITALKAVGVPLKSQEVEDIVMYLSSLGKHNSITVDNLASTCEQWSSAQQKSTLATATEYYRSAKDSDSPQSPSKKQQENLAPEPLKMDLLTVPVVNTDMEAQPMTLEEMDDVGKRYREKKRQSKLTIPSIQYTEHSGNKHFDEHCLPSTIHGEMEALINRSRTSTFLVYLQCWKLCKSYSLPLTEDVLMRALLYPGDKIIFQKDQVRPIRQPGGYYSDLKIFSPNQALLRSQGVSKPVAQKPDKNMLKKVKKVSFKKFEEFTRKLKAKRPSGPQLTHPNFFWPGHLLDKLKLYLPTVTVDRSLALFSCVQHRSQAYSATYHPDHWWPIKDMNYMTYAYYDAPKIYHINWTGPSVTKPSHPGPGASIASSPEP, from the exons ATGGACTATTTTTCTGAAGAGTACGAGGCTGTGTTCCGGTCTCTGCTCC GGTTGCGCCAGTCTGAGTACTTGGTTGACGATGGACGTGCCAGCAAGGAGCTCGTGTTCAACCCTGACGCGGTCATCGCCCACTGCTTCAAGCAGTTCAAGCAGGAGGACTTCCACCTGCCTCAGAGCCGCCGGAGGATCATCTTCTTGCCTCGAAAGGAGGCTCTGATGCCCGTcaatcccaccccccacccccaggctccccccgagcccacccccagctccaaAGCCCTGGAAGTTGGGGACATCCAAGAACAGCCAGAGGACCCAAGGGCCTGGCTGACCCAGAGGCTGAGGGTTCGGCAGGACCTGGAGTCATTTGGCCGCATAGAGAGGTGGCTGCGGAACAAGTCCAGACTCACGCCTTCGGAGGCCAAGGTCCTACACGAGAGCCAGAAGGAGCACGAGGCCCGGCTGATGGGCCAGCTGGCCACTCCCAGAGACACCGAG AAGAAAAGCCCGCGACCCCTCCACCGGCAGGTGCCCCCGCTACCACTGCCCAAACCCTCTGCCCTGTCGGCCTTGTACTCTTACCTGTGCAGCCACAAGATCAAGATCCAGGAGATATTTCACAAGGTGGAGCAGGGCAAGAACCAGAGGATCTCCAGGGAGGAGTTCATCACGGCTCTGAAGGCG gTTGGAGTCCCTCTGAAAAGCCAGGAGGTGGAGGACATCGTGATGTATCTCAGCTCTCTGGGAAAGCACAACAGCATCACCGTGGATAACCTGGCCAGCACCTGTGAGCAGTGGTCTTCGGCTCAGCAGAAAAGCACCCTGGCAACTGCAACAGAGT ACTATAGATCTGCCAAGGACAGTGATTCCCCACAGAGTCCATCCAAGAAGCAGCAGGAGAATTTAGCCCCAGAGCCTCTCAAGATGGACCTGCTGACCGTGCCCGTGGTCAACACCGACATGGAGGCCCAGCCTATGACCCTGGAGGAGATGGACGATGTGGGCAAGCGGTACCGCGAGAAGAAGCGGCAGAGCAAG CTCACCATCCCCTCCATCCAGTACACGGAGCACAGCGGGAACAAGCACTTTGATGAGCACTGCCTCCCGTCCACCATCCACGGGGAGATGGAGGCGCTGATCAACAGGTCGCGCACCAGCACCTTTCTGGTCTACCTGCAGTGCTGGAAGCTCTGCAAATCCTACAGCCTCCCGCTGACCGAGGACGTCCTCATGAGAG CCCTGCTGTACCCGGGGGACAAGATCATTTTCCAGAAGGACCAGGTGCGTCCAATCCGGCAACCGGGAGGCTACTACTCGGACCTGAAGATCTTCAGTCCGAACCAGGCCCTGCTCCGATCCCAGGGCGTTTCCAAACCTGTGGCTCAGAAGCCTGACAA GAACATGCTGAAGAAAGTCAAGAAAGTCAGCTTTAAGAAGTTTGAGGAATTCACCAG gaagctgAAGGCGAAGAGGCCCAGTGGTCCGCAGCTAACCCATCCCAATTTCTTCTGGCCGGGTCACCTCCTGGACAAGCTGAAGCTCTACCTGCCCACTGTGACCGTGGACCGGAGCCTGGCGCTCTTCAGTTGTGTCCAACACCGGTCCCAGGCCTACTCAGCCACCTACCATCCCGACCACTGGTGGCCCATTAAAGACATGAACTACATGACCTATGCCTATTACGATGCCCCCAAGATCTACCACATCAACTGGACTGGCCCAAGTGTCACCAAACCTAGCCATCCTGGGCCGGGGGCCAGTATAGCTAGCAGCCCAGAGCCGTAG
- the EFCAB12 gene encoding EF-hand calcium-binding domain-containing protein 12 isoform X2, translating into MDYFSEEYEAVFRSLLRLRQSEYLVDDGRASKELVFNPDAVIAHCFKQFKQEDFHLPQSRRRIIFLPRKEALMPVNPTPHPQAPPEPTPSSKALEVGDIQEQPEDPRAWLTQRLRVRQDLESFGRIERWLRNKSRLTPSEAKVLHESQKEHEARLMGQLATPRDTEKKSPRPLHRQVPPLPLPKPSALSALYSYLCSHKIKIQEIFHKVEQGKNQRISREEFITALKAVGVPLKSQEVEDIVMYLSSLGKHNSITVDNLASTCEQWSSAQQKSTLATATEYYRSAKDSDSPQSPSKKQQENLAPEPLKMDLLTVPVVNTDMEAQPMTLEEMDDVGKRYREKKRQSKLTIPSIQYTEHSGNKHFDEHCLPSTIHGEMEALINRSRTSTFLVYLQCWKLCKSYSLPLTEDVLMRGLSLLWPLPLRSTGSGRAVSAAMAHEPSCCTARGIFPDWGTNLCPLHRQADSQPLRHQGSPYIYIYIYFFFNVVFKNHLNL; encoded by the exons ATGGACTATTTTTCTGAAGAGTACGAGGCTGTGTTCCGGTCTCTGCTCC GGTTGCGCCAGTCTGAGTACTTGGTTGACGATGGACGTGCCAGCAAGGAGCTCGTGTTCAACCCTGACGCGGTCATCGCCCACTGCTTCAAGCAGTTCAAGCAGGAGGACTTCCACCTGCCTCAGAGCCGCCGGAGGATCATCTTCTTGCCTCGAAAGGAGGCTCTGATGCCCGTcaatcccaccccccacccccaggctccccccgagcccacccccagctccaaAGCCCTGGAAGTTGGGGACATCCAAGAACAGCCAGAGGACCCAAGGGCCTGGCTGACCCAGAGGCTGAGGGTTCGGCAGGACCTGGAGTCATTTGGCCGCATAGAGAGGTGGCTGCGGAACAAGTCCAGACTCACGCCTTCGGAGGCCAAGGTCCTACACGAGAGCCAGAAGGAGCACGAGGCCCGGCTGATGGGCCAGCTGGCCACTCCCAGAGACACCGAG AAGAAAAGCCCGCGACCCCTCCACCGGCAGGTGCCCCCGCTACCACTGCCCAAACCCTCTGCCCTGTCGGCCTTGTACTCTTACCTGTGCAGCCACAAGATCAAGATCCAGGAGATATTTCACAAGGTGGAGCAGGGCAAGAACCAGAGGATCTCCAGGGAGGAGTTCATCACGGCTCTGAAGGCG gTTGGAGTCCCTCTGAAAAGCCAGGAGGTGGAGGACATCGTGATGTATCTCAGCTCTCTGGGAAAGCACAACAGCATCACCGTGGATAACCTGGCCAGCACCTGTGAGCAGTGGTCTTCGGCTCAGCAGAAAAGCACCCTGGCAACTGCAACAGAGT ACTATAGATCTGCCAAGGACAGTGATTCCCCACAGAGTCCATCCAAGAAGCAGCAGGAGAATTTAGCCCCAGAGCCTCTCAAGATGGACCTGCTGACCGTGCCCGTGGTCAACACCGACATGGAGGCCCAGCCTATGACCCTGGAGGAGATGGACGATGTGGGCAAGCGGTACCGCGAGAAGAAGCGGCAGAGCAAG CTCACCATCCCCTCCATCCAGTACACGGAGCACAGCGGGAACAAGCACTTTGATGAGCACTGCCTCCCGTCCACCATCCACGGGGAGATGGAGGCGCTGATCAACAGGTCGCGCACCAGCACCTTTCTGGTCTACCTGCAGTGCTGGAAGCTCTGCAAATCCTACAGCCTCCCGCTGACCGAGGACGTCCTCATGAGAG gcctctcactgttgtggcctctcccgttgcggagcacaggctctggacgcgcagtctcagcggccatggctcatgagcccagctgctgcacggcacgtgggatcttcccagactggggcacgaacctgtgtcccctgcatcggcaggcagactctcaaccactgagacaccaaggaagcccctatatatatatatatatatattttttttttaatgtagttttcaaaaatcatttaaacctttaa